AGTTGTTGCGAAGGTACTCGAACGCGCCGCCGTGGAAGGAGTTCGTACCGCTCTTGGTGACGATGTTGAAGCTTGGGCCGGAGCTACGACCGTACTCCGCCGAGGCGTTCGAGGTGTCGATCTTGACCTCGCCGATAAAGTCGGCGCCCACGTTATTCATCAGCGATCCGTTGGATCCGGCCACCATGTTGAAGGCGCCATCAACCGTAAGGTTGTTCGTATCGCTGCGGTTTCCGTTGATCGTCTGATTGGTCGCCGCCAACGATGTGGTCACGGAGAAGATGTCGGGGTTGGTCACGACGGCGCCGGGGACGAGCGTGAGGAGCTGGGTGTAGTTGCGGCCGTTGAGCGCGAGGTTTTCGACCTGCTTGGAGTCAATGACGCGGGCAAGCTCGCCCGATGTGGTGTTGACGGTCTCAATCGCTCCGCCCTGGACTTCGACGACCTCAGTCGCCTGACCGAGGGGGAGAACGAAGTTCGAGGTGACCTTGGCGTCGGCCGTGATGGTCACACCGGACTGCTGCGCGGTACGGAAGCCGGTCTTGGCGACCGCGATGGAATAGGTGCCAATGGGCAGATTGGTGGCGATGAAATTTCCATTGCCATCGGAGGAGACAGTGCGCTTCGCCTGGGTGCTGATGTTGGTAATGGTCACCGCGGCGTCAGGGATGGCCGCGCCCGTAGGATCGTCGATGACACCGGCGATCTGGCCGAAGCTGCTCTGAGCATTCGTCTTCACCCCCGAGAACAACAGAAAAACCGCGAGCATGAACAGACCCGCCACCTTCCAGAATCTATATTGCATAACAACCTCCCATTAGTTTCATGAATGAACAAATGTCTCGTAAGAGTTGCGCTGTGTAGAACAATCTCTCCGAGCTAAACAATCAAGGTGCGCGAACTCGATTGCGCAGACCGACAGAACTTCGCAAAAGAAGATGCATCATTAACGAAGCCAGGCACGACGATTGTCAAGCCATAAAATCGATTTAGGAAGCAAGACTGTTCTTCTACAAAGGCTTATCGCCACTGAAGCTCTAGAATGATGAGTTGGTCAGGAGGAAGCAGATTCTCATTCGCTTCGCTCAGGGCAAGCTCTCCGCTTCGCTACGGAATGACAAACGAAAGATGCTACTGGATGACAAGGAGTAGAGGGACAGGTTCACCCTGGATTTATGCCACGAACTTCTCATGAAGCAAGGCCAGCATGAAGGCCATCCCGCTGAAGGCCAGCGCCTCAAATACGCTGGCCCACTCGTTGCCCACACCCGTATACGGATCGGCAATCGCTCGCGGAATGTGCAGCAGCAGCACCCAGGAGAAGATCATCACTCCTGTCAGCAACGAGGCCAGCCGCGCCACGGGCTTCACCATGATCCCCAGGCCGCCGGCGATCAGCGCCGTTCCCGCGAAGTATGTCCAGAACATCTGCGGCCCCGCCCACACCGGAATGAGCGTGGCCACGAACTTCGAGTACAGGAAGTGCTCTGCTCCGAAGAGCGCCAGCATCACGCCGAAGAAGTAGCGGCCCAGCGGCAGGGCCCGCTTCAGCCACTCAGGAAGCTCGGCGCCATCCTCACCGAACGAGAGCGCGGCGATCCACGCTCCACCGGCCAGCGCCAGCTCCTTCAATGTATTCGTCCACGCCCCAAGCACTGCGACATATTTGCTCGCTAATTGATTGGGTACGTGCGCAATCACCACCAGCGCGAGCAGCGCGACGCCGGTCCATGCCGCAACCTTTCGTCCGCGCAGGTTGAAGAGGATGCACACACCTGCCGCAGTCAGCGCAGCACCCACCGCGAGCACCCACAGCAGCCGCAGCGGCAGCCACGCAGGAAACTCCGGGACAGTCACGGGAGGAAAGTTCATGAAGAAGAAGTGCATCAGGCCGATCGACGCCAGCCCGATCGCAAAAAAGCAGCGACCCACGGGAAGAAGCCACTTTGACATGGCGAAAGTCTAGCCGACTCGACCGCGCATGCAATCGCCACTCATCCCATATTTGCAGCCAACTTCGCTGCGCGTTCCAGCCGCCTCTTCGCGTGGCGCGCACGCGCCTTCATCGCCGGCGTACCGCTTCGGAGAGCGCGTTCGATCATCTCCTCGGCGACCTCCTTCAGCGAAGCCTCGCCGCAGGCCAGCAGCCCGATCCCCTCAACGGCCGAGCAGCGAGCCACATTGCTCTCGTCCTCGAACAGCAGTTGCATCAGTCTCGCCGCTCGCAGCCTTTGCTGGCGCGTATGCGCCACGCGCGCGACGACCAGGCCCAGGTGCCACCGTGTCCGCGACTCCTCCGGAGCCAGCGCGGCCAGCAGCCCCGCAAGCTCGTCCGCATATCGCATGAGTGGCGCCGTATCGGCATCGGTGATCCTGCGCGCGACATCGGCCGCACGTTTGCGCTGATCCAAATCGTCGCCAAACATCGCGGCGACCAGCGCCTTGACCGCCGCGCGACTGCCCGCGATGTCACTCGCTGCGTGCCGCGCGCGGTCGAGGCCCCACTTGCCATTCGTCAGCGAGCGCACCGTCTCCGCCGCCACGTTCGCTAGTCCTTGACGGCGATGCCCATCAGCTCAAACCGCGCGTTGAACAGCAGCGTGCCCGAGCCAAGAAATGCCCGCGCGGGCAGCTTGCCCGTGAAGTACGTGCGATATACCGCATTGAACCGGTCGAACAGCGAGACGTCGCTGCAAAAGATCTGCACCGATACCAGGTTGTCCATCGTCAAACCAGCCATCGCCAGTACGCGCTGGATCTCCTGCAATACCAGGTGCGCCTCTTCCTCCGCTGTGTCCGGGACCTTCGTGGTGCCGGGAAGAAAGCCGATGCGGCCTGAGAGATAGAGCGTTTTGCCATCGACCAGCACGGCATCCGAAAAAGGCATGGCAGGATTGCTTGAAAAGTATTCGCGACTCATAGGTATACCACCGCAGTGTACGCGATGAGATACGGCTTAAATCAAGAAAGACTCCCTTGCGAGGGCCCTTTCACTTTTCCGGCATAGCGCTTTATTCTCCGGCTGCCGACGCTGGCGCGCGATGCGGTGTGCGGCGTGTTGCCTTCGCAATCGAGTGCGATGGCGTACGCGAGCTCTTGACGCGGCCATATGACCACTCCCGCACCGGCCCCACATCAACATGCACAAACTGATTGACCGGATAATAACCAACGCCACCCGCGCGCAAACTCAGCGCTGCATCGCGGAGCCGCGTCGTCGTCACACCGGGAACGCGAATGTCAATCGCCCTGGCCTGCATATGCTGGCTCTTCTCCGCCACGCCCGAGTTCGCCGAACGCGACCGCAGCAGATTGTTGCTCCACGGCGTCCTGTAGCCGCAGACGATGTCGATTTCGCCATTTGGCTTGCCCAGTTTCGCCAGCAGCGAATGCAGCAGGTCGAACTCCTTCGGGTCGTACTGGCTCTCGGTCTGCGTGCGATGGTCGCGCAGAAAGTAGTTCAGCTTTGCGATTCCATCCGGCAGGTAGGTATCGCCGACGCGGTAAACCACATCGATGCTCTCGCCCGTGTGCAGATGATGAAGCCGCAGGCGGTAGGCGTCGTCGGGTCGAACACTGGCGTTGGCATCCGCATCCTTCGCGCTGGCAAAACCATTGAGTCCTATTAAAGCTGCAATCGCCAGAGCAAAGCTCAGCCTGATACCTGTCCGCATTCCAAAATCCCCGGGGGTTCAATCTCTGTCAATCGATAATTGCAAATGCGATTTACCAATCTCCATTTACCTTTAAATTCTACCGAACCATGCCTGAAGATTCCCGCTGAATGCCGCTCCTGGCTGTAACTTTTGTGTAATAGCATTTCCAATCAGTCAGTTACGTGCCGTGCTGTCTGTTCATATTGCGGAGTGACATCTGCCTATAGACTGATGGCATGGTGCTCGACCCCATCCAGACACGCCTCCTCGGCTGCCTTATAGAAAAAGAGATTGTCACCCCGGAGAACTATCCTCTCTCTCTGAACGCTCTGGTCAACGCCTGTAACCAGAAGTCGAGTCGCGACCCAGTGCTTGAGCTCACCGAGGATGAGGTGCGCCAGGCGCTGCACGCGCTCGAAGACGAGAACCTTGTCTCCACGCTGCACGACTCCCGCGTTCCCAAGTACGAGCACCGCATTCGCACCGTGCTCAACCTTCGTCGCGACGAGACCGCGGTTCTTTGCCTGCTGATGCTGCGCGGCCCTCAGACCCCCGGAGAGTTGCGCGGCCGGGCGGAGCGCATGTACGCCTTCGACGACATCGCCGCCGTGCAGGCGACGCTCGAGCGTCTCGCCTCGCGTGAGGCTGCGGCCGAGGCAAATGGCTCCGGCGCCAGCATTGCAACCGGCCCTCTCACGCTCCTTCTGCCGCGTCAGCCCGGATCGCGCGAGGCACGTTACGCGCACCTGCTCTCGGGCGCACCCGACCTCTCCACGGCAACGGGCTACGCGGCTCCCCCGTCAACAACATCCGTCGCCGGCGAACGCATGACCCATCTCGAATCCGAGGTCGCACGGCTCGTCGCGACGGTCGAAGCCCTCCAGGAACGCCTCGCCCGTCTTGAGCAAAGCTGAAGAAACTTCACCTGTGCAGTAAACGATTGTTGTGAAATGATCGAAGTCTCCTGACCGCACGTATGTCGAATCAGCACGCTATTTCGGTCGAAGCAACTCCAGACAGGCGAAGCCACGGGCGGCGCAGAGAAGATATTCGGAACGAGCAGCTCTTCCGCGTCGTGGCGCAGATACCCGACGGCGTCGTCTGCATCGACCGCGACTGGCGCATCACCTTTGCAAACGACGAAGGCCGCCGCATCTCGCGCATTGAGCCGCAGCATATCGAAAGCGGAGCCATCTGGGAGATGTTCCCGGCCATCCAGAACACTGAGCTGGAGCGCGTCTATCGCTCCGTGATGAAGACCGGAGAAGCGGCACATTTCGAACACTACAGCACGCGCTCCGACCTCTGGCTCGATATTCACGCCATCCCTCTGCGCGAAGGCATCGCTGTTCTCTACCGCGACATCACCGATCGCAAGGGCGCAGAGTTTCTTCGCGATTCGGCCTCGCGGCGGCTTATGCAGGTGCTTGAGGCCACGACAGACGCTGTCGTCAGCATCAACCGCGACAACGCCTTCACCTTTCTCAATCGCCGCGCCCGCGAGTTGCTCGCCGTCAAAGGCGACCTCCTCGGAAAGAACCTCTGGCAGGAGTTCCCCTTCGCGGAGAACAACGGCCAGTATCTCTATTACTTCAACCTCGCCATGCGCGATGGAACTCCCGGCGAGTTTGAAGACTTCTATCCCGACCCGCTGAACCTTTGGCTCGCCATTCAGATTCGCCCCTCCGACGAGGGTGTCGTCATCTTCTTTCGCGACATCACGGCCCGGCGCAGCTCTAGTCTCGCTCTTCAACAACAACGCGATCTCCTCTCCGTCGTGCAGCAGACGGCTCGCGTCGCTACCTGGGACGTCGATCTTGCGACCGGCGCAGTTACCTTCGGCGAGGGATCCTATCCGGTCTTTGGGCGTCCTCTGTCGGAACTTCCCGACCTGCACGCCTTCACCAGCTACGTGCTTCCGGAATATGTTCCGATCGTCGCCGAACTGATTCGCAAGACCAGCGCAACGGGCGAGATGATCGTCACCGACTTCCCTATCCGCGCGGAGGATGGCGCCGTAATATGGGTCGAGTGCCGCGGCCAGGCCCTCATCGTCGACGGCGTCGCCGTCAGGCTGCGCGGCCTCTCCATCGACATCACCAGCCGCAAGCAGAGTGAAGAAGCAACGGAGCGCCAGCGCGCCGAGCTGGAGACCATCTACCGCACCGCCCCCGTCGGGCTTGCCCTCTTCGATCCTGTCGAGTTCCGCTATCTCCGCGTCAACGACCGGCAGATCGAGACCATCGGCGCGCCCCGTGAAAAGATCCTCGGCCGGCGTATTGCCGAGATCGCGCCTCTACCCAGTATCGAAGATATCTTCCGGCAGGTGGCCGGCGGAAACTCCATTCGCAATCACATCTTTGAAGGCGAGCTGCCAACCCGCCCCGGCGACTATCGCTACTGGAACTGCAACTACTCCCCCGTCCACAACTCCGAGCACGAGGTCGTAGCGATCGCCGCGGCCGTGCAGGAGATCACGCACCAGAAAAAGTCTGAGCAGGCGCTCGTGCAGAGCGAGAAGCTCGCTGCCGTGGGGCGTCTCGCCAGCTCCATCTCGCACGAGATCAACAATCCTCTCGAAGCCATCACCAACCTGCTCTATCTCATCAGCGAATCGGACGACCTGCCTCCCGGCCTGATGGAGTACGTCAGGACTGCCCAGAGCGAGCTTTCGCGTGTCTGCGAGATCGCCACGCAGACGCTGCGCTTCCATCGCCAGGCGGTCAAAGCAACTTACGTCACAGCGCGCAACCTCGTTGAAGCCGTCCTGAATCTCTACCAGGGGAGGCTCGCAAACTCAGGCATCGCCGTCGAAACCTGCTTCTCCACCTCCACGCCGATTCTCTGTCACGAGAACGACATTCGCCAGGTACTGAACAACCTGATCGCCAACGCCATCGACGCCATGCGCCACGGAGGCCGCCTGCTGGTTCGCGCACACGACGCCACCGACCTTCTACATTCAGGCCTGCGCAAAGGTATCCGCATCACGGTTGCCGATACCGGCCATGGCATGTCTCCCGCCGTGCTCAGCCGCATCTTCGAACCCTTTTACACCACCAAGGAACTCAACGGCACAGGACTCGGCCTCTGGATCTCACACGGGATCGTCGAGCGCCATCACGGGCGGCTGACGTTGCGCAGCACGCAGCACCCTGTCCACCACGGCACCATCTTCTCTCTCTTCCTTCCTTGCCTCGACGGCGTGAGAGAAGGAGCTCTGCCGCAGGAATACTGATCTTTACAGCTCTGCCCAGCGCCGCAGCAGGTTGTGATACACGCCGGTCAACTGCACGCCGATCGGACTCCCCGGCAGTTCCACGGCCAGCTTCTGGATCGCCTGGTCCATGTCGAACAGCATCGTGCGATCGCCATCCGCGCGAATCATGCTCTGTATCCAGAAGAAGCTCGAGATGCGCGCGCCGCGCGTCACCGGCTCCACGCGATGCAGGCTCGTCGCCGGATACAGCACCATGTGCCCGGCCGGTAGCTTCACGCTGTGCTCGCCATAGCTGTCCTCGACGATCAGTTCGCCGCCGTCATACTCCTCGGGCGGCGTCAGAAATAGCGTCGCCGAAACGTCCGTGCGAATCCGCTGCGCAGTCGTCACGACCTGGCGTATCGCCGTGTCCACATGCGAACCGAAGTGCCCCCCGCCCGCATAGCGATTGAACATCGGCGGAAACACTCGCAGCGGAAGCGCCGCCGACATGAACACTGGCGAACGCGCCAGCCCCTTCAGCACCAGATCGCCAAGCTCAACGGCCAGCGGAGAGCCTTCCGGCAGCTGCTGGTTCGCCTTCACCTTCTGCGCCTGGTATCCAGCCGTCACCTTGCCGTCCACCCAGTCCGCCGCTTCCAGCTTCGCCCGGGCCTGCGCCGCATCGGCGGCGCTCAATACATTCGGAATCGTAATCAGCATGAAGACCTGCCCTGTGCTAACAGATTAGCCTGCACTATTAAATAGTCATCCTGAGCCTCTCGCAGCCTTACCGCGAAAGGCGTAGTCGAAGGACCTGCATTTTCCAAGCACCATTTTAGAAGTGCGCATTGAACCCGAACTGCGCATTGAACCCCTCGCCCGGAACCAGATGGTTCGGATGCGGCTGATCGATGTAGAACTTGTTCGTCAGGTTGACCAGGTTTGCCTGGAAATCCAGCCGGTCGCTGATCGGCCTGCGCAACATCGCGTTGAAGATCCAGTAGCCGTTCATCGCCTTGAACGCCAGCGGCGTCTGAAGAACCGGCGTCACATTCGCCTGAGGCACCGCAACCATCGCCGTCGAGCTTGCGCGGCGCGGGCCAACAAAGTTGCCGCCAAACCCACCCACAAACCTCCACGGCAGATTGTGCGTCACCCATACGTTGCCGGAGTTCCTCGGCACGTTCGCCAGCGGGAAGTTCTTCGGGTTGATAAAGTACGGATAGATGCCGAACACCGGATCGTTCGCCTTGAACAGCGACCCGAACGGAGATGCATTCAACACGCTGTTCACCACTCTTCCATCCAGATACGCATACCCAAGAATGAGATCGAAGTGCGAGGCCAGGTGTCCCAGCGCGCCAACCTGGAAGCCCTGCACGCGCTGATTGCCAACGTTCAAGACCTGCGTCGTATCCAGTGGGTTCGTCTCATACACATTCGACTTGTTCGTCCGGAAGTACGAGCCGCTGATATCCAGCTTGTCGTTCAACAGGTCCCACTTCGTGCCCACCTCGTAGGTCTCGTTCTCCTGCGGGTCCTGCAGCGCATTGTTGGCGCTCAGCGAGAGCGACTCCGCCGCCGGATTGAACGAGGTGCCATAGTCGAAGTACACGCTGCCGTTGCGTGCGGGCTTCACCACAATCGCGCCGCGGTACGTCGTCTTCTCAATCAACTGCGAGACGCGGCCCGCCGTGGCCGTTGGATCGACATCAGTGTTGAAGTAATCGAACCTCGCGCCGCCAGAGAGCTGCAGCCAATACGTCAGCTTCAGCGTATCCATGCCGGAGATGCCATACGCATTCGACGTCACATACGTGCGCGCATTGATCACCGTCGGCACCGGAAGAACGTCCTGCGCATTCGGGTTCAGTGCCGAGGCGTAGATGTTCGTCGCATAGGTCAGCGTTTGCGGGCGCGAGCGCTCGCGTCCGCCTTCCACCGTCACCACAAAGTTGTTGTCGATCTTCCCGAACTTTACGTTCCCGATCGCCTGCGTCTGCTCCCAAAGAATGTCTTCGGTCGCGTTGCGGGCGATGATCGCTCGCCGCACCTTCACCGCGCTCAGCGGCGTGTTCACGTTGTAGCAAGGCGTCGCCGCCGTGGGCGAGCAGGTCGCCACGCCCGCCCCGTTGACCACCGAGTACGTCGGCGTCGTATTAACCTGCGGCTCCACGATTCGCAGATTGCGCGGATAGTTGCCCCAACGCAGGGTCGACCGCACCAGCAGCCCGCCGGCAAAGTTGTGCTCGATCTTTCCGGTCACAACGTCGGGGCTTGTGCGCAGATAGCTCTCCGACGCATAGCCGTAGTACGTCCTGCGGTTCACCTTCGCCGCCTCCGTGCCGAAATAAGGCAGGCCGTAGTCGGGAACGCTGTCTTCGCTCTCGTGTAGATAAGAGATCGACCCGCGCGTCGCGCTGCGCAGCCCGAACGCAATCGACGGCGCAACACCGAAGCGTCGCGTCTGCGCGTAGTCCCTCTGTGCCACATTCGATTCGGACCCCACCAGGTTCATGCGCAACGCCGCCCCCGGGATGAAGTCGTTCAGCGGCTCATTCACATCCGCCGTCAAACGCCGCATGGCATTCGTTCCAAGCTGTAGGTTGCCGCGCACAAACTCGCGATCGACCGGGACCTTCGACTCCTGATTGATCACGCCGCCGGTCGACCCGCGGCCAAACTCCACGCTCGCCGGACCCTGCAGCACCTCGATCGCTTCGTAGTTGAACGCATCGCGGTAGTACGAACCGAAGTCGCGAATGCCGTCGATGAACATGTCGTTGCGCGCGGAGAAGCCGCGGATGGTCAGGTTGTCGCCCTGCGCTCCCGCCTCACCAGCGGCGATGCTTACGCCCGGAACATTGCGCAGGCCGTCGCGCAAGGTCGTCGCCGCCTGCTCCTGCATGATGAACTGCGGAACCACGTTCACCGTCTGCGGCGTATCCAGCAGCGGCTCGGTAAACTGCGCCAGCCCAATCGAGTTCGCCGAGGTCGTTACATCCACCGACTCCTGCGCAAGCAAACCGACCACCAGCGTCGTCGGGTCCTGGATCCTGAAGTCCAGGCCCGTTCCTTCAAGAAGCTGGCGCAGGCCCTCTTCTTCAGGAAACGACCCCTTCACTCCATTCGTCTGAAAACCTGCCAGCGTCGCCTGCGGCACGGTCAGCTTCACGCGGACGCCGGTCTGCTGCTCGAACGCCTTGATGGCCTGGTCCAGCCCGCCAGCGGGAATATCGAACTTCTTCACCGGAAGATTCGTCACCGGAGGGACTGCGGCGTTTGCCGTTCCCTCGCTGGGTGCGGTTGCGGCATGGGCCTTAGTCCCCGCTCCCATCACCGAATACGCCGCCAGCGTGCCCACCGCCAGCCAGCCGCGTGAGCATACCAGCCTGTGCCTCAGATTGTTGCGTCTCGCATCCTTCTTCATCGTCCGCCTCTCCAGCTCCCGAACACCCTCGCAACCCGAAAAAAGGCGTAGAAGGTCCTATCCACGCGCGCCATTTTTTTCAAAAGCTGCGCACGCGGCAAAAAGTCACACTGGTTTTCTGAAATGGAGAAGACTGATAGAGGTTCCGTTGAAGATGGTCAACGGCCTCCCTATAATCGCAATAAATCTCCAGTCGAAAGACTCGAGACCCCAGGTCTTCGCGGTCTCCGCCAAGAGATTAATCCGCGAGGGCCTGGCCCTTTCGCTCCACTCCAACCACTACCATCCCGAAGCGGCTCAAACTCCCGATTCAGGCCGTGAAATAACGATATTCCGAATATAAGACAAGATAGGTCGCATATCAATCAAAATATGCGACAAGTTTGGTCTTAATTAATTAATGAGCGATATTCGGCTGTTTTCATCGGAAATCGATCACATCGCCCGGCAAAATAGTGATCGCGCCATTTGAGAACTCCGTGATAAGGTTGAGCACCGAATCCCACTCATTTGAGCACGCATGCCGGCCGCTAAACTCTGCACCTCTGTCACTAAGCTTCTCTGCCTCGCTCTCTTCCTCGCCACAGCCTTTGCGCGCGGCGCCACCATCCGGGTCCCCGCCGACCAGCCGACGATCCAGGCCGGCATCAACGCCGCCTCAAACGGCGACACCGTCCTCGTCGCACCGGGCACCTACTACGAGAACATCGTCATCGACACGAAAGAAATCACGCTGACAAGCGAGCAGGGGGCCAGTAAGACCATCCTCGATGGGGGGACAAACGATACCGTACTCACGATCCGCAACACGCCCTCGATCGCGACAACGATCAATGGCTTTACCGTGCAAGGCGGAAAAAACACCAACCAGTTCATCGCCGGCGGCATTCACATTTTGCGCGGTGGCGCATCGATCGCCAACATGACCTTCGGCGCGAACTACGGTGGTCAGATTTATGTTGAGAGCGGCAGCGCGCTTATCTCGTCGAACACAATTACCAGTTCGCCGTTTCAAACGCCGCAGTGCATCAACGGTTGGGACGTCATCAAGATGTACGGCCTTTCGACTGTCGTCGACCCTGGGGGGAAGGCCGTCCCCACAAGAATCCTGAACAATCTGATTGAGGGGGATGGGATCTGTACAGGCCTCGCGATCCGCGGCAACGGAGGAGACCTTGAAGTCACCAATAACATCATCCGCAATAATATCTATGGGATCAGCACCTACCCCACCGGCCTGATCGTGCGGCAAAACCTGATTTACGGCAACAGAGATGGCGCATTGTTCATCGCCCATCCTATATCTGGTTCGAATAATCCTTCCAGTTACACCGACCCGCCCGACTTCTTCATCGTCAACAACACCATCGTCAATAATGCCCGGAACACCGGCGTATCTGGCGTCAATGGATCGATCTTTCTCGATAGCAGCAGAGCTAAAGTCGCGTTCATCAATAACCTGCTGATTGGAGGTTCTTCGTTCCCGGTCATTCACTGTCAACCGAGCAGCGACTACACCCCTGTCATCTTCGACCACAACGATCTCTATAACAACGCTGGACCGCTGGTTGATAGCGCCTGCCCCACAATATCCGGCATCAACGGAAACATCTCATTGCCCGCAGGGTTCGCCAACTCATCCGATCTTCATCTCGCCCCGGGCTCGCCTGCCATCGACGCTGGAAACAACAGCGCTCCGAACCTCCCCTCCACCGATCTCGACGGCAATCCACGCATTCAGGACAGCGCCGGCAATGGCTTTACGACAGTCGATATGGGGGCTTACGAGGCAACCGGCACACAAAACACAACGCCTTCCGCCCTGACTCTTACCTCCTCCGGCTACTATGTCAACCCGGGCACCGTCACTCTGACTGCGGCCTTTTCGCCGGCGAACTCTCCCGTGCGTCCGGTCTCCTTCTACCAGGATGGAAATTTTCTTTTTTCAGCGCCCCTCAGTCCTGCAACGCCTGTTTCCACAGATGTCACCCTCAATAAGCCCGGCGTCTACAGCTTCACGGCAAAGCTCGATGCGGCTGCGGGGTTCAGCCCAGCCACCAGCGTCGTCATCTACGTCTATGTCGCTTCGCCGAATGGTCAGCTCGCTCCCACCTCGACCACCCTCGCTGCTTCTGCAAATCCCGTCCCCGTTGGCCAGGGACTCAGACTTATTTCGATGGTGACCTCATCGGCATCGGGAACACCTCCCACCGGGACCGTTACGTTTTACGACGGCAACACGCCGCTTGGTACCATGCCACTCGATACCACGGGCCATGCCGTTTATCCCACATCGGCTCTCAGCGCGGGTGTTCACACTCTGCATTCCGTATACAACGGCGACACGCTCTATGCGCAGAGCACCTCGCCCAATATCTCCGTGACCGTCCAGCTTGTACCCAGCACAACTACGCTGACGATCACCCCCAACCCCTCCGTCGCCGGACAGCCTCTCGCCGCCACCGTCCAGGTCGCACCGATCGCAAGCAGCCCATATTCGTCGCAGCTTTGTCTTTGCACAGTGACAGTCACCATCGCCGGCGTTCCGGCCAACGTCGCCTCCACGTACACTCAGCCTTTGCAGAACGGCTCCGCAACCTTCAACTTCGGCCTTGGCTTTGGCGCTGGAACGTACACTCTCTCTGCCGCATTCAACGGAAGCGCTACCTTCGCGTCGAGCAACTCAGCGCCCGTTCAACAGGTCGTTGCCATAGCACCCACCACCATCGGCCTCACGGCCTCTCCCAATCCCGTCGTTCAGCGTCAGACCGTCAACTTCACCGCAGTAATCACCGCGCCACTCTCAGCCGTCATCCCTCCTGGAGTCATCACCTTCTTCGACGGAGCAACATCCATCGGCAGCGCGCCCTATGGCAGCGCCGGGCCCATCCCTGTCAATCAGATCAGCAACACGGCTACAGTCACCATCGGCACCGACACGCTCAGCGCTGGGACACACACCATTACGGCCAGCTACCC
The genomic region above belongs to Acidobacteriota bacterium and contains:
- a CDS encoding DUF480 domain-containing protein; this translates as MVLDPIQTRLLGCLIEKEIVTPENYPLSLNALVNACNQKSSRDPVLELTEDEVRQALHALEDENLVSTLHDSRVPKYEHRIRTVLNLRRDETAVLCLLMLRGPQTPGELRGRAERMYAFDDIAAVQATLERLASREAAAEANGSGASIATGPLTLLLPRQPGSREARYAHLLSGAPDLSTATGYAAPPSTTSVAGERMTHLESEVARLVATVEALQERLARLEQS
- a CDS encoding RidA family protein, translated to MSREYFSSNPAMPFSDAVLVDGKTLYLSGRIGFLPGTTKVPDTAEEEAHLVLQEIQRVLAMAGLTMDNLVSVQIFCSDVSLFDRFNAVYRTYFTGKLPARAFLGSGTLLFNARFELMGIAVKD
- a CDS encoding Fe2+-dependent dioxygenase, with the protein product MLITIPNVLSAADAAQARAKLEAADWVDGKVTAGYQAQKVKANQQLPEGSPLAVELGDLVLKGLARSPVFMSAALPLRVFPPMFNRYAGGGHFGSHVDTAIRQVVTTAQRIRTDVSATLFLTPPEEYDGGELIVEDSYGEHSVKLPAGHMVLYPATSLHRVEPVTRGARISSFFWIQSMIRADGDRTMLFDMDQAIQKLAVELPGSPIGVQLTGVYHNLLRRWAEL
- a CDS encoding TonB-dependent receptor — translated: MKKDARRNNLRHRLVCSRGWLAVGTLAAYSVMGAGTKAHAATAPSEGTANAAVPPVTNLPVKKFDIPAGGLDQAIKAFEQQTGVRVKLTVPQATLAGFQTNGVKGSFPEEEGLRQLLEGTGLDFRIQDPTTLVVGLLAQESVDVTTSANSIGLAQFTEPLLDTPQTVNVVPQFIMQEQAATTLRDGLRNVPGVSIAAGEAGAQGDNLTIRGFSARNDMFIDGIRDFGSYYRDAFNYEAIEVLQGPASVEFGRGSTGGVINQESKVPVDREFVRGNLQLGTNAMRRLTADVNEPLNDFIPGAALRMNLVGSESNVAQRDYAQTRRFGVAPSIAFGLRSATRGSISYLHESEDSVPDYGLPYFGTEAAKVNRRTYYGYASESYLRTSPDVVTGKIEHNFAGGLLVRSTLRWGNYPRNLRIVEPQVNTTPTYSVVNGAGVATCSPTAATPCYNVNTPLSAVKVRRAIIARNATEDILWEQTQAIGNVKFGKIDNNFVVTVEGGRERSRPQTLTYATNIYASALNPNAQDVLPVPTVINARTYVTSNAYGISGMDTLKLTYWLQLSGGARFDYFNTDVDPTATAGRVSQLIEKTTYRGAIVVKPARNGSVYFDYGTSFNPAAESLSLSANNALQDPQENETYEVGTKWDLLNDKLDISGSYFRTNKSNVYETNPLDTTQVLNVGNQRVQGFQVGALGHLASHFDLILGYAYLDGRVVNSVLNASPFGSLFKANDPVFGIYPYFINPKNFPLANVPRNSGNVWVTHNLPWRFVGGFGGNFVGPRRASSTAMVAVPQANVTPVLQTPLAFKAMNGYWIFNAMLRRPISDRLDFQANLVNLTNKFYIDQPHPNHLVPGEGFNAQFGFNAHF
- a CDS encoding DUF882 domain-containing protein; protein product: MRTGIRLSFALAIAALIGLNGFASAKDADANASVRPDDAYRLRLHHLHTGESIDVVYRVGDTYLPDGIAKLNYFLRDHRTQTESQYDPKEFDLLHSLLAKLGKPNGEIDIVCGYRTPWSNNLLRSRSANSGVAEKSQHMQARAIDIRVPGVTTTRLRDAALSLRAGGVGYYPVNQFVHVDVGPVREWSYGRVKSSRTPSHSIAKATRRTPHRAPASAAGE
- a CDS encoding PAS domain-containing protein, encoding MSNQHAISVEATPDRRSHGRRREDIRNEQLFRVVAQIPDGVVCIDRDWRITFANDEGRRISRIEPQHIESGAIWEMFPAIQNTELERVYRSVMKTGEAAHFEHYSTRSDLWLDIHAIPLREGIAVLYRDITDRKGAEFLRDSASRRLMQVLEATTDAVVSINRDNAFTFLNRRARELLAVKGDLLGKNLWQEFPFAENNGQYLYYFNLAMRDGTPGEFEDFYPDPLNLWLAIQIRPSDEGVVIFFRDITARRSSSLALQQQRDLLSVVQQTARVATWDVDLATGAVTFGEGSYPVFGRPLSELPDLHAFTSYVLPEYVPIVAELIRKTSATGEMIVTDFPIRAEDGAVIWVECRGQALIVDGVAVRLRGLSIDITSRKQSEEATERQRAELETIYRTAPVGLALFDPVEFRYLRVNDRQIETIGAPREKILGRRIAEIAPLPSIEDIFRQVAGGNSIRNHIFEGELPTRPGDYRYWNCNYSPVHNSEHEVVAIAAAVQEITHQKKSEQALVQSEKLAAVGRLASSISHEINNPLEAITNLLYLISESDDLPPGLMEYVRTAQSELSRVCEIATQTLRFHRQAVKATYVTARNLVEAVLNLYQGRLANSGIAVETCFSTSTPILCHENDIRQVLNNLIANAIDAMRHGGRLLVRAHDATDLLHSGLRKGIRITVADTGHGMSPAVLSRIFEPFYTTKELNGTGLGLWISHGIVERHHGRLTLRSTQHPVHHGTIFSLFLPCLDGVREGALPQEY